The segment CAGAGCAAGCAACACAATTTGCTCCACTTAAAAAGAAGCAGGAAATTAATGCCTCACtgagtgtatatatatatatatatatacacactgaCACAAGTGCACATATTTCTGAGGTATTTGGTAAGACCATTGCTATGTCATATCCATCATCTCTGTAAGCTAGGTACCTCTCTTCCTTTACCAGGAGACACATCATCAGTACTAAGGAGTTCTAAGATTGTAACAATCCAGTATTTACACCAAAACCAATCTGCTGCAAAAATGAGTGCAAAAAAATTGTCACACGTTAAGTAGATAAGAATCTTTACTGCTCATTTTCTCTCGAGAGCTGGCTTTGCATTTATTATCTGTTCTCAAAATGCCTTTCACTGCTGTTTGTATGTCTAGAACTATGCAGAACTAACTGGGAGAAGtatatgcaaaaaggataaaaaaaatttagactGGTTCAATCCAGCTACATTTGCATGGGTTTTAGTTGTTTTTGTTTCCCTGAGTCACCCTAGAATTAACATTCTCTATATGTGAGTCTCTGAGAAAGATCTGTTCAGGCAAACAGATGTTTTTTAGACTGCTCAAAAAATGCAGCTCATGTTATATACTGCAATCAGTGAACTGAAACCAGGCATGTTTGGGATTCACTCTGTTCAAACAGAGAACCCTGCAGATCagatgcagaggctgggcagtgTGAGGGGAGGAGAGAGAGCCTGCTGGAAAAAAACTGTTGCTGAGAATGTTTTCTGTCTTAGCAAAGACCATATTCTTCATAATCAGGGAAAAAAGCCACTGAAAAGGGATTTGTGCATACCCTGAGACACAGCCTTACTTCTTATTTCTTATAAGACACTACATAAGGTACGATCTgttcattatttttataattaagGCAAcaagggcagctctggctgcagaagAGTCAAAGATTGAGAGGCTGAAGGCTCAGCTTAAAGAACTGCTACGGTTTCCCCAAGATGTGCAGCCACACATTGACAGTGTTGTCTCTGCAATACAGCAGTATCAAAGGTACTGGGAAGTCTGATTATGGTGGGGGGAGTCTTCTCTCAGGGATTGTCAGGGGCCTAAGAAAAAAGTGAATTGTAGGTGATGGGTAGAAGAAAAAAGCTTTTGATAATTACATCTGCCTCCGTGTTTCAGTCAAGCTGTAATTTTAGCCATTTGCTAGGAGCTGGAGGCTCCTGGTCATTCTCAAGCAATGATCTTACATCATTAATGTTGTGTATGGTTTGAAGAAAATTAGATTGTTGGCAGCTAATTTGATCTAATTAGcattttataataataatttatgtaTTTTGCTTGTCTTTCATGCTAGCAACTAGAAAATCAGGACAGGAGCTGTGGTAGTAAACGGTTCAGAAGAATTATGGCCCTCCCTTGTCGAGTTTGTTGCGGTGACTCACCAGCCTTAGCAATTATTTGGCAGAGTTTATTCCCCTTCTCCTGGCAGCTTAAATGCATGTTCCTGTTTTCAACTTGCCTTGGGTTGGAAACTCTGAAAGTTTAGCCTCTCCCAGACTTCAGTGTTTCCGTTTCCAGGCTGCCTGGAATCAGGAAGTAAAGAAGCTGCAGCAAATTTTACAAACTAGAAGAAAGGATcattttttaagggaaaaaagaaggtCAGTTCTTTTCCTGTATCCCAGCTTATTCCCCTCTGTGCACAGTATGCTGTCCTGCTGGAAGGGTTATAGGTCATTGTGGGAAAGgatttcagtttaaaaactAGAAAGTAAACAAAGTTGAAAGAGGAGCAAAGAAGGCAGGGGACTTGCCTCTGAGTAGAAAATGGCAGCTGCTTCTTTGCCAGCTTCTCTCCAAAGCTGCTTTGGGAAGTCTGGCAGCTTCCCActgagcctggcaggggcagcagagcaAATGGCAGAGGACGTGGAAAGTCAGAACTTTCTATTTGCAGAGCTTTTGGCCTCTGCAAACTTGTCTTTGTTTAGCCCCGTCATGGCCCAGTGACACAGGTAAGAGTGCTGTTTCTGTTTGTGTGGAAAGGCAGCATTGATCCTGATTGGCATTGCTCTCACCTGCTTGTCTTGTGAGTTTGCAAGATACTGTTCCCCTGTGAGCATAAAGTTTGAGCTGTGTTTTGGCAAATCAGGCAGGATTCTGCAAACTGGGAGGTCAGGCAAGCTGAGAGAAACAGGAGGCAGCTGCACGGGGTGTGTCACTGCTGGGCCTTGTCACTTGGCTGGGTTTGGGCTGTGCTCTTTCTAAGAGAAGCCTGGATATGCATTGGAGGTTTGCTGATTTATAGTATTCCAATAATAGAGCTGTGTATGAGTGTGGATACATATACATAAATACAAAGCTTTTTAATCAGAATCACCTCTATCTACTAACATAAATTCAAGTGATTctgcaaaatttaaaataattgtatctgaaataaaaatgtatttttcactttttgtgtTAACATAAGGTTATAGAAGACTTTTTAAcgtaatttttttaagaaacaaaatctTGTTTTTTACAGGCAACTGCAGTTACATTCTAGACACTCTTGATTTGTTCCTCCTATGAGCCAGTGAGACTGCTCTGATAATATGATTTGTTAAATCACACTGGTGACAGCAGCCAAGAAAGTTCACATACAAGGGAAGACTGCTGGCTACTAGAAAAGCAAAGTAGCTCCTGATACACAGTTGCGTAGAAGACAAATGTGTCCTGAGACATCTAAATAAAGTTTTGTCAGATGTCTCTGActgacagagcagctgctggcaagCAGCAGCAGGCTCAGGCAGTAAAACAGACTGAGGCCTTTGTGTTGTGTATGGTTTACACTCCAGTATTGTGTTAATTCATGCCTGGAAGAATAGAATGCTTGGGCTTGGATTTCTTCATAATCCTTCTCTTGGCTGTCACTTTATCCTTACAGTGTTAGAAGCAAGACTTCTAAAATGAGCGCTGATACAGAAACCCAGATGTGGAGACTCATCCAAGATCCCCTGCAAAGTTTTGAGCAGTGGAAGCCATCGGTCCAGATGCTCCTGGAGACTccagagccagagctggctcacATTGAGGTAGCAAAGCTGTTGCTAAGTTCAGAAATGTGGGTTTGACCAAGCCTGCATacagctgccaggcagcagcagctggaaggtcctgccagcctggcaggaaACCCCACAGTAGGGAAGGAGCTCTTTCCTTGGCTCCAGCTGTAGCACATTATCGTATTTTCTGCCTTCCATTTGGTTAAGTGGAGTTGTCAGCTGAGTAGGCTGCAGAAAGTGCTAGGTATCTTTAACAATGATGATAATATTGTTTAGCATTGGCCCAGATCTCCCTGGATGGGAAGTTTGTGGACTCTGTTAAAGAATTATCTGGTGATATGGATGTGGGATTAAAATGCACAATTAGTGCGTGTTCCCAGCAAGGTGTGTTTGTTACTTTGTCATCCCTGTGATCTCCAGAATAAATGTGTCTGTGAACAGGGATGGAATTTATCCTCAGGATGAGCATTCAAGCTGTCCTTTCTGTTGGTTGTTTAGGCCTCTCCTCTGCACAGACAACTCTTTCCATAGTACAGCTTACCTCTCTTTCTGTTCACAAAATGGATGCAGCCCTGGTGCCTCTAACATTATCAGGAAGATTTTTCCTTTAACTGGGCACTGTCCAGGTACCTTCTGCTACCCCTTGTTGGCCCAGCATGCTGTTTTTACCTGACTTTGTTGTACTGCTTTGGTTGTGTGACTTGTGTGACAATAATATGGTTatatgatttcttttttttttgtatgatcTCACTGGAAGAACTTTTCTCCTTCAGGCTGCTCTAGCTGAAAGCTCCCAGTTCAAAGAGAAGCTGATGACATTACAGATAAAGAAAGATGTGCTAAACAATGTCCTTGGTGAGGAAAAAGCAGAGTCTTTCCTTCAAGAAGTAGCTGAAGCTTCAAAGGAGAGAGAAATTCTACACAAAAGTCTGCTGCAAAGCAAGAGCAAACTTCAGGTGAACTACAAAACCCATATACTGTCTTTGCTTGTGATAAAGACAAAGATGGAGTCTTTACTAAGCCAGTTTTATACATACAAATTTAGTACTAATCCCTTTTTCTAGATTAATCAAATATTCAAATAAATTTGTGGTCTGTTGCATAGTATAGCTCAGTGTTTGTCCTGAATATGAAGCAGATATTGACAAAGCATAATGCCAAGGTATATATGTTAAATGCTGGActtgttttcttatttcttcGTTTAGAATTTGATATTGCAGCATAAGAACTTTGATGCTGGTTTTGCACCATTGCAGAAGAAATTATCTGCCATCAAAGCCAAATTAGATCTGGAGAAGGAACCACGGCCTGACTTCTTGGGTAAAAAGACACAACTCCAGAGACTCCAGGTACATTACAGTATTGCTTGGCCATCTTATCCTCAGCTAACTGTGGTTTCTGTTTGTTCTTATTTTCCTAGCATTGGAATTCAGTACCTTTCCCCTCGATTTTGTGTTAGATAATTTAATTTGGTGCAGTTTATAGCATGGGTGAATGAAATTAAAGCAGTGCAGATGAAGCACTGGCAAACTGAGCTtgagggaaggaagagacagctggaaGCTCTTGGTGGTACACCTTCTTGGGCTAGTTTAATTGCTAAAGAAAGTGTACCCTGACACTTCCCACTGGCAGTAAAACTGCACAAGATAGATTGGTTCAGGTTAACTTCCTCAAAAGAGTTTCCACTGTTCCACTTCCTTCTGTATTCTCCTCTTTCTGCTCTTTACCTTGTCACTCAGCTGTGACACATGCTGGATTTACTCCACGGCTGATCCAGCTATgcaagataagaaaaaaaaaaaagggaaaagacgATAATGTTTGGTTAGTGTTTTGAACTGGTTCAGCAAAGGGTGCAACATGCAGTAGAGCCTGTTCAAGGCATACAGTGGGATTACACACcggggagaggggagagaggagcaggaggagaagggaaaggggaCGTGACTGCCATGGTGAGCTGTACACCTGTACTGTGGCACTTCATCCTTGGTGACCATAGGGGTGTAGTCACCACAGTTCTTTGCTGGTTATCCTACGGCTCCTTTGGCACTTCTCAGCAACTTATCTTCTTTGCTAGCCCCCAGTAACATGTAAAGGAcatccaacttttttttttcagaaacatttaCTTCTAGGCATCAAAACAGTTCATTTTCTTAATGACAGTGGCTTTTACTGGTATTTTTTGGCCTCACACTGTCAAATGAAGCTACCTTTGGTGTATGTTTTTGAAAGTCCATACCATGCCTAGCACACTACACACATGGaatctgtcttttcctctgcagaTGATCCAAGATGACTTGGCAGAGCTTGCAATTCACATGGAGGAGGTAGAGAAGCTTGTTCAGTCAAATACCACACACAGGCATGAAATGAACCAACTTTCATCTGACTCTCAAGCCCTGAAGAGATCACTGGAGGTAACATAAGGAAGTTTTTAGTTGCCCGGGGAGTTGTCAGTTGcttctatttaaaaatattttaaaacatctttGAGCATAAGACATTACAGATTACATTACAGATGACATTTGAGTTACAGATACTTTCAttttggggaaagaaaacactgaattCTTAAGACTTTGATAACTTTTCCAGGATTCTCTGATTATCTCTAATGTGATTTCCCTTGGAGATAGGATGCCATCCACACGGATATTGTGTCTGTATAAACTGTTTCTGGAGTGGGCCTGAGATTCCTGACCAAAAGAAATCATATTATCATGGTGCTGCTTGCAGTTCACAAATTATGGGAGAGGGGCTTTGTAGCaaagtgtttggggtttttatggcTTTGTGATCTAAAAGTTAATGAGAGAAAAGTGCTGTGATTGCATAAATACTTGCTTTGTGCAGAGGCATTTTGTAGCTTGCAAACATACCTATAAAGTGacctccagagcagcctcagaagATTCACAGAAGAAGAGCTCATGAAGTTACCTTAGCTATGCAGTTCACTATAAAATTATGTGTGTTAAAGTGTTACCTGAACATGCACTATGGAATTCTAGTTTCAATTTCAGTCATCCCATTTATCACTGGACTGAACTTTTGCCAAACAACTCTGTACATTAATTTCTGATTCAGGGAGTGTAAGATGTATTTGATATTGGCTGGGGTACAAAAACCCCAGACATGTAAATTCTCTATTCCCTTTCAGCTGAGAAGGAAGGGAGCTATTCTAGTTCTTAATGCCCCCCCGTGTGGTTGAATTCAGGCCTGCAGGAGCTTGGAGTTTTCCACCACTGATGCTAAAAGGATAGGTTTTTAGTCTCTCGTTAATAgctgcttttttcctgtttgcccATGAGGTTCTGTGCCCATCATGGTGTTAGAGCCAGCAAAGAAAGTGCTTTTGGTCTGTCTTTGGTTGCTGACATATTTTTATCATTTGTAGATGATGATACAGCAGAGTGAAGACCACATTCAGAAGCACTGGGCATATAATGACAAACTGTCTGACCTCCAGCAGTGGATCTCAGTAACCAGGGAGAAGATTGATTCCTGCCAGGATGCTGATGGAGAGCAGAACACCGAGGGCAGGCTGGAAGACCTGGAGGTGAGAAAAGCATCTtactttaaaatgttaattattCACTTTGCAGCATTCAGACATTAAGAGTGGGGGTTTCTAGTGAGGATTTATTGGTTAAGGAGAGTAATGATATGTGTTTCTCCTGCAATAACTGTTGTCTTCTGTTGCCTCTCTGCTTTGCCCTGTGTTGTGGGATGTGGGGCCATGTAACAGACAAGAgcagtgaaaataaataaacagtgTTGAGATGGGAAAATTATTATCCAAGGATAGGTTGTCTGTTCCTGTCAGGGTGATCTCTCTGAACAATTCCTACCTTTGCCTGTGTGTACTCATTGATATATTGAACATTCCTGCCATTTTAACTGGCCTTCTACTTGTTGAACTGAGCTGTTCCAAAGCTGCCAGCTTTTCCCTGTGTAGCAGTACTTTGTATGCTAAATTCACTCTAGCAGAATACTTCAGCTGTTGCCTTCCTATGTGAGACCAAAATCTTTCATGGGAAGGCTACAGAAGGAGGTGCATTGACATCTTGCACCCTCAAAGTTCTCCCATCAGCTCTTTGACCTATGTTGGCTCTTTGGAAGCATCCAcagcatatttttttccctctagaCGTGTTCTAGCTAGTGCCAACAAAACCAGCATAGTCCTGGACTGAACATGGCCTTCAGTCTGACTTCTCCACTTTACCCAGGATACCTAGGAGTAATTGTCAGGCCTTTGAATTTCAGAGATTGCTGGCTGAGTTTCCAGATAAGGAGATCCAGCTGCACCTTGTGGAAACTCGTGGCCAGCTGGTCATGGAGAATTCTTCTCCAGAGGAGACTGCCCGTGTCCAGGGAGAGCTGGATCAGCTGAAGGAGTCATGGAAATCACTGAAGGAGATGGCAACTGGGTAAGTGCTCATGCAGATCTTCCCTATGTCCCTTCAACAGGGTTCTTTTTACTGCAGTAAGAACAGACACCCTTGAGGCTTTATGCTCTGTGCTGTGAAAGTGAACAGCCATACCATAATGCTAGAAACAAGATgggattttatttaattttttgtaaaCTATAAATCATTACTTTTAAGAAAACCTTTTAAACACTGTGTGAACCACAATGTCTGTGAATCTTCCTTTACCTCGTGTTGGAGTAGGCAGTGTCTTATGGCCTGGCTCACTCTTGTACTGCCTGTCTGTGTCAGAGGAAATTTGGCACAGTCTGGTTGACTTGTGCTGCTCTGTCTCATCTTCCAGTTCTCCTTTGAGATGCCTCCAAGGAGGGTGTATCTGCAATGGGATTTGTGCCTTTTGCAAACCTGCAGAAGTATAAGCAGAGCTAAAATTCTTCTCTTTGGCTGGGAAATGaagatttaatttattttgcctCCACTGTGTAGCGCCAAAATGCTGCTCATATTTGCTAGTCTGTATTAATATTTAATAGTGTGCTGCATGTATGATTGTATTCATACATGCTGTCAGAGTAGGCACAACAAATAAATTACAAAACTGAGGAAGGTTTGATTGTACTGCTTCCTGTAACCAGAAAGAAAGGTATATTGCCGAGGTATTATTTTTAGTCCcctaaataaaagaaaataaaacacttgGAAATGTTAGAACTAGAGTCCTGGTTCAGCTGTGAGACACTCTGGTTGGGAATAACTTCAACAGTAATATTGTTATTAGTATTAATAATGgtataataataacaacaatagtGCTGTTTCCCCAGAGCTGTCTCCCATAGTCACAGTTAAAATGTGGATATTCCCTGCACTGACAtctctggttttgtgttttcaAGCCTCCTCAAAAAGTGGCAGTTAAGTAGACCAGTGGCtgacaagaagaagaaaagagcaTTTGTGGACAGCAGATGGATGTCCAGACCTGCTTTCCACCTTTTTGATGTCGATCCCAGCCGTGAGCAGGTGAGATGGGGACTCTGTGTCTGCCTTCATATCAGCTTCACAAGAACAGTTTCATTGCCTTCATCTCATATGTGGGTTGCAAAGCTGGAGGTTAAGGTTTCACAGTCAGGCCTTCAGAGGAAACGTCTGACATAACAATAAGGGCTTTTTTGTTCCTGTTGTTCTCTATCCCAGGAGAAGATGGGAGAAGGGAAAACTACAAGCAGCCACTTGAAACTCCTACATGACTTTGAAGAGTGGTTACAAGGAGAAAACGCTGAACTGACCAAAATTCTTGCTGGGACTCCATCTTCTGCAGAGGAAATTAAGGCACACCAGAGCAAACTTGAGGTTAGTTTTCAGAGggtgaatggaaaaaaatactgcagTAAGTGTGAAttctttcagaattaaaaaaatccaaacaacaacaacaaaccccaaaccactccaCCTATCAGCCAAAAACCCACCAGcgctcaaaaaaacccaaaaaatccttAAGAACAAATAGTCAAAAAATTCAAGCACTATGCTCTCTGCTTTATGAGACTCTAGAATAGATGAAGCTCAGGCATTTAGGACAATTTTCATCCTTTCTACGAGGAAAGGTCTGCCAAAACCAGAATAGAAGGGAAAGGAGCAGCTGGCATTTAGCTGTTGGGCTGGACATTTCCAGTGTGGTATGCCAAAGGTGTTCATTAAAAGAAGCTGATTAAAGTCAGTGTCAAATCAGTGTTTGGTCTCGCTCTTCCTGTGGAGTATAGCCAAACGCCATGGCAATTTGTTAGATTTGTTGGATTGTTAGAAACTAAACACAGGGATATCCAAGGCTACAGGAGTCCTGCAGGTGAGTTTCGTATAATTTCAGGCCAAAAAAGtaacagcaaaaataaatgtGTGGTAAACCACTGTTTTTTCAAGTGCTGATTTAAAAAGTGGGGCCTTCCTGAATCCTGAATTGCTGCTGAGCCGTGTCTTTGCCTTTAGGAGCTGCAGTCTCGTGTGCCTCAAGGTCAACATCTCTTTGAGGACCTCCTTCATCTTCATCCTGTCGTGGGGAGTTCTGAAGACCTGGAGGACCTGCGCTACCGATGGATGCTCCACAAATCCAAGCTGAGAGAGGCCCTGGGCTCACCGGTAGGTGACAGCACACAGTCCacagctgctgagctctgccatTGCTCTTTCAGTTGCTTCAGCAGTATTCATTTGTAATCTACTTAGTTAAGAGTTGTgtgctttttctctttgcatGCTATGCTCAAAATATTTCTTGAGATGGAAGTTGCAAACCAGAATAGTAAATGGCAAAGAGGCATGCAGCTGGGATCTGAAAGGTGTTTGTGTGTATGAATACTTTGGGTGTGTGCCTGGTTCTGGGCACATGGATTTCTATTTTTTGCCCTTTCTCCACACAACATTCTCCatagagtttttttttttttttttgacagttcCTGCAGTAAGAATATATTCACTGTTCATTATTTGTGTCTCCTGCTGTGAGACAGAATAGTCACTGATTGAACTGATTCAAAGTAACTGTGCAGGAGGACCTAGTCCCTTTTGAAAGTGTCCTTATAGGTTAATGATTTGGAATGAAATACAGAAGAggcattttaaagcaaaaaccaAATTATTAAAGTTACCGAGTTGTTATATATAAGACACGCTAAGGGTGGCAGAATTCATCATCATATATAAGATACTCCAGGGCATGCTAAAGGTACTCCCATGTTCTTAGCATAAACGTATATAAttcttaattaatatttttctagcTTAACTACTCACATTATCTGAGCAGCTTCAAGATACTGTAATCAAAGGATTAGAATTTACATGTTTGTATTTGGTACTTTCTGTATACAAGTGCTTTCAAAGGTATCTGAACTTGAACACctaaaatttgaatttaaaattttttgccTTGAGAAATCTTTTCTTGAAATTCAAAGCTTTTTTAGAACATGAGTCCTTTAAAATGCATGGAAGGTAAGCATGACTTTTATTAATTAAGAACATATTTTTGCATTTGCCATTGATTGTAATGACTCATGCTTTGTTAACTGAAACCTTCTGTAAGCATTAACATAGTCAATAGGTGTCAGTAAAGTCAAAGCTATTGCTGGGAGAACTGCTCATCTGATTCAAATAGTCAAGAACCTAAAAACATGTCATCTTTCTGCCTAATGTTGTTAAAAAgcccattaaaaaaatctcctgCTGGTTCACTCTGTCCGGGTGACCATGAATTTGAAAGAAACATCCCCTGTGGGGGAATACTCATTTACAGGCTCCTCTGGGATCTTAACTtcatgcttctttttttttttttttttttctttcttttaaacagaGTGCTGGATCTTTGGAGGAACCAGACAGATTCAGAAAGGCAAGACAGTTTCTTATTATTAAGCTAAAAAAGTTTTGCAGAAAATGGTTTTAGACTTTTCTCAAGATTCCTGAAATCAATTTGCTTATTAAGAGCCACTCTTAAAGAATGTGTTGATATTCTCCagatttttaaatggaaaaatattccAGAGCTTTTACTCTTGAAATAGGCTTACTATATGTCTAAAGCTAAATATCCGTCTCCTGGGACAGGAGGGAAACTCAGTTTTTATACATCTACATGCTATatgaatttaattaatttttccaaAGAGACTAAGGAGGAGCCAAAATACCTCTCTAAAGGATTTAGTGGTTAAGTgcctaaaataattttgaaaatgggACTTCTAATTCTTTAAACACTTGTGAAAAAATTTGTTTGAATCATCAGCCCCCCTTTTTTCTAATGCAGAAAGCCAGAGAAAGTCAAGAGATTTGTCTAATTCTATTAGACTAAATCCTTATTCTAAGCTGCAGAATTCCTCCTGTGatggattttctttttgaagTGATGACATAAGAAACAGAGGCAGTACAGGAGATGATAAGGAGAAgctaaaagaaaacaaaatactgCCAGTTTCTTATTAAAACAAGCAGCACTTCTGATCCCATTTTCATAAAGTCAGCAAATTTTTCTGTCACAATTTGCTTTGTTTATAGAAGCTGTTCTGCTTTGTACTGTCATCTCACTTTCCATTTGTGTTTAGAAGGAATAGAATAAGGCTTTATTTGCCCAACACAAAGGAGATTGGATGAACAATATGTTGCAGGATCATAATCACATAGTCATTTTAAGATAAATCAAACCCTTGATTTCTCCTGGTGCAACACCTCTGTAGAAGACACCAATATTTAAAGGGTGCAGCACCAGTGCACTTCAAGCATGGCCAGAAATCAAGACTTTCCTCATTCTGATGAGATATTCCTCATATTCTCAAATGTGGAGTAGCAGCTCCAATATTTTTACCCAGCAAAGCACTGACTAGTTTTAAGGCAGTTCTCACACCTTCCTCAATAGTTTTGGCTGCAGTTCAGCCTTGCTAAAGACCCCCAAAGACTTTCTGTTCTTGCTTGTCTGGCTCAGCATTAATTATTTCAGCCAGTAAGGTCACCAGAATTTTTCAGACTGGAGAAACAATATGACATTTTAATACTTGGTGGAGAGGCAGCCAAACATTTAGTAGTGCTTCTTTTCCCTAGAAGAGGCTCACAGGGTTATTCCAGAAGACTGACCAGGGAATTCTCTGATTTcatgttgtttggttgggtcAAGTTGTTTGtagggaaaacaaaacataagCTTTAGGCATAAGCATGTCTCCAGTACAGTTACATGCCATTATTAATTCATCTGCCTCACCTGCCTTGGGGTACATGGTATTTATTCACCCTTAGATTCTCCAAATTAGACTAAAAAGCCT is part of the Passer domesticus isolate bPasDom1 chromosome 6, bPasDom1.hap1, whole genome shotgun sequence genome and harbors:
- the SYNE3 gene encoding nesprin-3 isoform X3; the encoded protein is MGLSPSSLWLCPGTDLTAFICPASSNAMTQQLQEEFDSSVENAEAWMKAIQERLKINDNTKGPRSALEARLRETEKIRALEPEGSLKMDLILVKADAALRSISEDKKHEVLSKLKDIKALWEETAIYITHCHSRIEWVWLHWSEYLKAQNEFYTWIHNMRVTLEPDIELQLGLKEKQWQLSHAQVLQNDVLNQSVLLERLLEEAALLFSRIGDPSVDEDAQKKMRVEYEGIRQEAQNRVKLLETITKEHEQYSASVNQFQSWLSGVTERLNCCTGEATTSSAEDKLKALKEIAKDIRSGGKKWKHLENQCAEVIQNTSPLGSARLKDELEELRKALEKLKLLSSQEEERLLKIQQSESAYESQARQLEADIQQLRKDLQRLENDLDPGEGEKTEDEFLMLWKKCNATRAALAAEESKIERLKAQLKELLRFPQDVQPHIDSVVSAIQQYQSVRSKTSKMSADTETQMWRLIQDPLQSFEQWKPSVQMLLETPEPELAHIEAALAESSQFKEKLMTLQIKKDVLNNVLGEEKAESFLQEVAEASKEREILHKSLLQSKSKLQNLILQHKNFDAGFAPLQKKLSAIKAKLDLEKEPRPDFLGKKTQLQRLQMIQDDLAELAIHMEEVEKLVQSNTTHRHEMNQLSSDSQALKRSLEMMIQQSEDHIQKHWAYNDKLSDLQQWISVTREKIDSCQDADGEQNTEGRLEDLERLLAEFPDKEIQLHLVETRGQLVMENSSPEETARVQGELDQLKESWKSLKEMATGLLKKWQLSRPVADKKKKRAFVDSRWMSRPAFHLFDVDPSREQEKMGEGKTTSSHLKLLHDFEEWLQGENAELTKILAGTPSSAEEIKAHQSKLEELQSRVPQGQHLFEDLLHLHPVVGSSEDLEDLRYRWMLHKSKLREALGSPSAGSLEEPDRFRKQRSGGVCSYLRRVCRAALPLQLLLLLLLLLAFLLPLADKTHSCTLANNFARSFKLMLRYEGPPPT
- the SYNE3 gene encoding nesprin-3 isoform X2, giving the protein MLPVVPNCCSNTQWRPGWIVVAMLGSHQDTLMESPQTFTYPFYQISQDFASSNAMTQQLQEEFDSSVENAEAWMKAIQERLKINDNTKGPRSALEARLRETEKIRALEPEGSLKMDLILVKADAALRSISEDKKHEVLSKLKDIKALWEETAIYITHCHSRIEWVWLHWSEYLKAQNEFYTWIHNMRVTLEPDIELQLGLKEKQWQLSHAQVLQNDVLNQSVLLERLLEEAALLFSRIGDPSVDEDAQKKMRVEYEGIRQEAQNRVKLLETITKEHEQYSASVNQFQSWLSGVTERLNCCTGEATTSSAEDKLKALKEIAKDIRSGGKKWKHLENQCAEVIQNTSPLGSARLKDELEELRKALEKLKLLSSQEEERLLKIQQSESAYESQARQLEADIQQLRKDLQRLENDLDPGEGEKTEDEFLMLWKKCNATRAALAAEESKIERLKAQLKELLRFPQDVQPHIDSVVSAIQQYQSVRSKTSKMSADTETQMWRLIQDPLQSFEQWKPSVQMLLETPEPELAHIEAALAESSQFKEKLMTLQIKKDVLNNVLGEEKAESFLQEVAEASKEREILHKSLLQSKSKLQNLILQHKNFDAGFAPLQKKLSAIKAKLDLEKEPRPDFLGKKTQLQRLQMIQDDLAELAIHMEEVEKLVQSNTTHRHEMNQLSSDSQALKRSLEMMIQQSEDHIQKHWAYNDKLSDLQQWISVTREKIDSCQDADGEQNTEGRLEDLERLLAEFPDKEIQLHLVETRGQLVMENSSPEETARVQGELDQLKESWKSLKEMATGLLKKWQLSRPVADKKKKRAFVDSRWMSRPAFHLFDVDPSREQEKMGEGKTTSSHLKLLHDFEEWLQGENAELTKILAGTPSSAEEIKAHQSKLEELQSRVPQGQHLFEDLLHLHPVVGSSEDLEDLRYRWMLHKSKLREALGSPSAGSLEEPDRFRKRSGGVCSYLRRVCRAALPLQLLLLLLLLLAFLLPLADKTHSCTLANNFARSFKLMLRYEGPPPT
- the SYNE3 gene encoding nesprin-3 isoform X1, giving the protein MLPVVPNCCSNTQWRPGWIVVAMLGSHQDTLMESPQTFTYPFYQISQDFASSNAMTQQLQEEFDSSVENAEAWMKAIQERLKINDNTKGPRSALEARLRETEKIRALEPEGSLKMDLILVKADAALRSISEDKKHEVLSKLKDIKALWEETAIYITHCHSRIEWVWLHWSEYLKAQNEFYTWIHNMRVTLEPDIELQLGLKEKQWQLSHAQVLQNDVLNQSVLLERLLEEAALLFSRIGDPSVDEDAQKKMRVEYEGIRQEAQNRVKLLETITKEHEQYSASVNQFQSWLSGVTERLNCCTGEATTSSAEDKLKALKEIAKDIRSGGKKWKHLENQCAEVIQNTSPLGSARLKDELEELRKALEKLKLLSSQEEERLLKIQQSESAYESQARQLEADIQQLRKDLQRLENDLDPGEGEKTEDEFLMLWKKCNATRAALAAEESKIERLKAQLKELLRFPQDVQPHIDSVVSAIQQYQSVRSKTSKMSADTETQMWRLIQDPLQSFEQWKPSVQMLLETPEPELAHIEAALAESSQFKEKLMTLQIKKDVLNNVLGEEKAESFLQEVAEASKEREILHKSLLQSKSKLQNLILQHKNFDAGFAPLQKKLSAIKAKLDLEKEPRPDFLGKKTQLQRLQMIQDDLAELAIHMEEVEKLVQSNTTHRHEMNQLSSDSQALKRSLEMMIQQSEDHIQKHWAYNDKLSDLQQWISVTREKIDSCQDADGEQNTEGRLEDLERLLAEFPDKEIQLHLVETRGQLVMENSSPEETARVQGELDQLKESWKSLKEMATGLLKKWQLSRPVADKKKKRAFVDSRWMSRPAFHLFDVDPSREQEKMGEGKTTSSHLKLLHDFEEWLQGENAELTKILAGTPSSAEEIKAHQSKLEELQSRVPQGQHLFEDLLHLHPVVGSSEDLEDLRYRWMLHKSKLREALGSPSAGSLEEPDRFRKQRSGGVCSYLRRVCRAALPLQLLLLLLLLLAFLLPLADKTHSCTLANNFARSFKLMLRYEGPPPT